In a genomic window of Aeromicrobium panaciterrae:
- a CDS encoding SRPBCC family protein: MTSALHPCDRVGLDFVDSAPNRFANSVELNITPEQLFEVLADADSWPRWAKVITNVEWTTPEPRGVGTTRLVTMRGGLLGSEEFLGWDEHTMMAFRFNEASEKRIKAFAERYDIVPTASGCTLTWTLALEVTGIARHTLGVSKPVLNATFRRFLKNLRKYTDERYGA; the protein is encoded by the coding sequence ATGACTTCTGCCCTTCACCCATGTGATCGGGTCGGCCTCGACTTCGTCGACTCCGCGCCCAACCGCTTCGCCAACTCCGTCGAGCTGAACATCACCCCGGAGCAGCTGTTCGAGGTACTCGCAGACGCTGACTCATGGCCGCGTTGGGCGAAGGTCATCACCAACGTCGAATGGACGACTCCGGAGCCGCGCGGCGTCGGTACGACGCGTCTCGTCACGATGCGCGGTGGGCTGCTCGGATCCGAGGAGTTCCTCGGCTGGGACGAGCACACCATGATGGCGTTCCGTTTCAACGAGGCCTCCGAGAAGCGGATCAAGGCATTCGCCGAGCGATACGACATCGTCCCGACGGCGTCAGGGTGCACGCTGACCTGGACACTCGCTCTCGAGGTGACAGGAATTGCCCGCCACACTCTCGGCGTGAGCAAGCCTGTGCTGAACGCGACCTTCCGTCGGTTCCTGAAGAACCTCCGCAAGTACACCGACGAGCGCTACGGGGCTTAG